A part of Nostoc sp. HK-01 genomic DNA contains:
- a CDS encoding multi-sensor hybrid multi-kinase has product MLQSYGVSVQAAFLREQALEIFMQWQPDILLNGISSSKDDGYALIHQVRTLTGEKGKAVPAIALTGAVTEDMYQHSLLAGFSLCFAKPVIIDDFVAVLGILVISNNLHLR; this is encoded by the coding sequence ATGTTGCAATCTTATGGTGTGAGCGTGCAAGCAGCATTTTTAAGAGAGCAAGCTCTGGAAATATTTATGCAATGGCAACCTGATATCCTCTTAAATGGTATTTCCTCATCAAAGGATGATGGTTATGCTCTGATTCACCAAGTGCGAACACTCACGGGAGAGAAAGGCAAAGCAGTACCAGCGATCGCTTTGACAGGCGCGGTAACTGAAGATATGTATCAACATTCTCTCTTAGCTGGGTTTAGTCTATGCTTTGCTAAACCTGTAATTATTGACGATTTTGTTGCTGTGCTTGGCATTTTAGTAATTTCCAATAATCTTCATTTACGCTGA